TCCCCGTCTAAAAAAACAGAACATGGAAACATCTTATGCTGATTACAAGCGATAGATTGAACTAAAGATGAAACTGCAGCACCAGGGGCATACCAAGCAGAGGTTCCCAACATTTTAGTTAATGTTGCGCCACCAACTTTAGTGTCGCTTTTGACTTTATCTAATACATCTTTAGATAAGAATTCAGTAACACT
This Flavobacteriales bacterium TMED191 DNA region includes the following protein-coding sequences:
- a CDS encoding malate dehydrogenase, translated to SVTEFLSKDVLDKVKSDTKVGGATLTKMLGTSAWYAPGAAVSSLVQSIACNQHKMFPCSVFLDGEYGLYDLAIGVPVVLGKKGVEKIVDINLNAEENDLLIQSAKSVKKTNELLSEMKVF